The following coding sequences are from one Spea bombifrons isolate aSpeBom1 chromosome 13, aSpeBom1.2.pri, whole genome shotgun sequence window:
- the MAP3K3 gene encoding mitogen-activated protein kinase kinase kinase 3 yields MDKALGADPCIEMDEQEALKSIMKDLVALQMGRRHRTPGIDGVKTKASNLPNKQNDVRIKFEHNGERRILQFTRPVKYEDVEQKVKSVFGQPLDLHYMNNELSIPLRSQDDIDKAVDLLDRSSSMKSLRILLLSHDRNHTPAPHSGLQKQVRIKASQSVGDINTAYHPAESRSRHLSVSCQNTGRSSPPPGYVPERMQRMPRQGSYTSINSEGEFIPETSEQCMLDPLSSTENSVSGSCQSLDRSEDSPCFRKSRMSRAQSYPDNRQDYLDCENQFYDRAGKGGTYPRRYHVSVHHKDYNDGRRTFPRIRRPQGNLFTLVPSSRSLSSNGENMGLTVQYLETRTRLRSADSENTLSVQERNVPTKSPSAPINWRRGKLLGQGAFGRVYLCYDVDVGRELAAKQVQYDPDSPETSKEVSALECEIQLLKNLHHERIVQYYGCLRDKGEKTLTIFMEYMPGGSVKDQLKAYGALTENVTRRYTRQILEGVSYLHSNMIVHRDIKGANILRDSAGNVKLGDFGASKRLQTICMSGTGIRSVTGTPYWMSPEVISGEGYGRKADVWSLGCTVVEMLTEKPPWAEYEAMAAIFKIATQPTNPQLPPNTSEQCRDFIKRILVDARQRPSAEELLRHPFAQLTY; encoded by the exons ATGAACAGGAAGCCTTGAAGTCCATTATGAAGGACCTGGTGGCCCTCCAGATGGGGAGACGACATCGGACGCCGGGGATCGACGGGGTGAAGACGAAGGCCAGCAACCTGCCCAATAAACAG AACGATGTCAGGATAAAGTTTGAACACAATGGGGAGAGGAG GATTCTCCAGTTTACCCGACCTGTGAAGTATGAAGATGTCGAGCAGAAAGTGAAGAGCGTGTTTGGACAGCCGCTTGACCTCCATTACATGAACAACGAG ctCTCCATCCCTCTCCGAAGTCAAGATGACATTGACAAAGCCGTGGACCTCTTGGACCGGAGTTCTAGCATGAAAAGCCTTCGCATCTTGTTGCTTTCTCACGACCGCAACCAC ACTCCGGCGCCCCATTCGGGCCTCCAGAAACAAGTGCGGATCAAGGCCTCGCAGTCCGTGGGAGACATCAACACGGCGTATCACCCTGCCGAGTCGCGCAGCCGCCACCTCTCAGTCA GTTGCCAGAACACCGGCCGCAGCTCGCCGCCTCCTGGCTACGTGCCGGAGAGGATGCAGAGGATGCCGCGGCAGGGCTCCTACACCAGCATCAACAGCGAGGGCGAGTTCATACCGGAAACCAGCGAGCAGTGC ATGCTAGACCCCCTGAGTAGTACAGAGAATTCTGTGTCCGGCAGCTGTCAATCACTGGACCGATCAGAAGACAG CCCGTGCTTCAGGAAGTCGCGCATGTCAAGAGCACAGAGTTATCCAGACAATAGACAGGACTACTTGG ACTGTGAGAATCAGTTCTACGACAGAGCGGGGAAAGGGGGTACTTACCCTCGAAGATACCACGTGTCTGTCCACCACAAGGATTATAACGACG GCCGCAGAACCTTTCCGCGGATCCGTCGCCCTCAAGGGAATCTCTTCACTCTTGTGCCCTCCAGCCGTTCCCTGAGTAGCAACGGGGAGAACATGGGGTTAACCGTGCAGTATCTGGAAACCCGAACCCGCCTGCGCAGCGCCGACAGCGAGAACACGCTGAGCGTCCAGGAGAGGAACGTACCCACAAAGT CTCCCAGCGCCCCGATTAATTGGCGTCGGGGAAAGCTGCTGGGTCAGGGGGCGTTCGGGCGAGTTTATCTGTGTTACGACGTGGATGTGGGACGGGAGCTGGCAGCGAAGCAGGTCCAGTATGACCCAGACAGTCCGGAAACGAGCAAG GAGGTGAGTGCTTTGGAGTGTGAGATCCAGCTCCTAAAGAACTTGCATCACGAAAGGATTGTGCAATACTACGGATGTCTACGAGACAAAGGGGAGAAGACGCTGACCATCTTCATGGAGTACATGCCAGGG GGCTCGGTGAAAGACCAGCTGAAAGCTTATGGAGCCCTAACGGAGAACGTAACCAGGAGATACACCCGGCAGATCCTGGAGGGAGTCTCCTACCTGCACAGCAACATGATCGTGCACAGGGACATCAAAG GGGCCAACATCCTGCGCGACTCTGCAGGCAACGTCAAGTTGGGAGACTTCGGGGCCAGCAAGCGGCTCCAGACCATATGCATGTCGGGCACCGGAATCCGCTCCGTGACCGGGACACCGTACTGGATGAGTCCGGAGGTGATCAGTGGAGAAGGCTACGGAAGAAAAGCAGACGTCTG GAGCCTGGGCTGCACCGTGGTGGAAATGCTAACGGAGAAGCCTCCTTGGGCTGAGTATGAGGCCATGGCAGCCATTTTTAAAATTGCCACCCAGCCAACCAATCCCCAACTGCCCCCAAACACATCCGAGCAATGCCGGGACTTTATAAAGCGGATACTGGTAGATGCCCGGCAGAGACCGTCGGCCGAAGAACTCCTCCGTCATCCCTTCGCTCAGCTGACATATTAA